A genomic segment from Nocardiopsis sp. Huas11 encodes:
- a CDS encoding bifunctional (p)ppGpp synthetase/guanosine-3',5'-bis(diphosphate) 3'-pyrophosphohydrolase: MNPVLEPLIKTVRATHPKVDVRLIERAYEVAAHHHRDQKRKSGDPYITHPLAVATILAELGMQEATLAAALLHDTVEDTEYSLDELRADFSDEIAELVDGVTKLDKVKYGEATQAETVRKMVVAMARDIRVLVIKLCDRLHNMRTLRYLPSMAKREKKARETLEIFAPLAHRLGMNTIKWELEDLAFATLYPKRFDEIARLVSERAPRRDVYLQEVIEAVSADLRESKLKATVRGRPKHYYSIYQKMIARNCGFDEIYDLIAVRVLVDSVRDCYAALGTIHARWNPVPGRFKDYIAMPKFNMYQSLHTTVIGPSGNPVELQIRTRAMHRRAEYGIAAHWKYKEDRSSGSEPKAKGTNDMQWLRQLIDWQQETKDPGEFLESLRFDLSVQEVFVFTPQGDVISLPQGATAVDFAYAVHTEVGHRTVGARINGRLVPLENELHNGEAVEILTSKDPDAGPSRDWLNFVKSARARNKIRHWFTKERREAAIEQGKDEIAKVMRKQELPVKRMFSGEALIALASDLRYADVDSLYAAVGEHQVSAQNVVSKLVDSMGGLESHTEDIAESALPGRTAVRRAKPGNPGVVVEGDADVWVRLSKCCTPVPGDDIVGFVTRGNGVSVHRADCVNAATLDTERMVDVQWRPTEDSMFLVALQVEALDRSRLLSDITRVLSDQHVNILSATVQTSRDRVAQSRFTFEMADPAHLGSVLRSVRGVDGVYDVYRVRN; encoded by the coding sequence ATGAACCCGGTGCTCGAACCACTGATCAAGACCGTGCGCGCCACCCATCCGAAGGTGGACGTGCGGCTGATCGAGCGTGCCTACGAGGTCGCCGCGCACCACCACCGCGACCAGAAGCGCAAGAGCGGCGACCCCTACATCACGCACCCGCTCGCGGTGGCGACGATCCTGGCGGAACTGGGCATGCAGGAGGCCACGCTGGCCGCCGCCCTGCTCCACGACACCGTCGAGGACACCGAGTACTCCCTGGACGAGCTGCGCGCGGACTTCAGCGACGAGATCGCCGAGCTCGTCGACGGCGTCACCAAGCTGGACAAGGTCAAGTACGGCGAGGCCACCCAGGCCGAGACCGTCCGCAAGATGGTCGTGGCCATGGCCCGCGACATCCGCGTCCTGGTCATCAAGCTGTGCGACCGCCTGCACAACATGCGCACCCTGCGGTACCTGCCCTCGATGGCCAAACGTGAGAAGAAGGCCCGCGAGACGCTGGAGATCTTCGCCCCCCTCGCCCACCGGTTGGGCATGAACACCATCAAGTGGGAGCTGGAGGACCTGGCCTTCGCCACCCTCTACCCCAAGCGCTTCGACGAGATCGCCCGCCTGGTGTCCGAACGCGCCCCCCGGCGCGACGTCTACCTCCAGGAGGTCATCGAGGCGGTATCGGCGGACCTGCGCGAGTCCAAGCTCAAGGCGACCGTGCGCGGGCGGCCCAAGCACTACTACTCGATCTACCAGAAGATGATCGCCCGCAACTGCGGCTTCGACGAGATCTACGACCTCATAGCCGTACGGGTCCTGGTGGACAGCGTCCGCGACTGCTACGCGGCCCTGGGAACCATCCACGCTCGGTGGAACCCCGTGCCGGGGCGGTTCAAGGACTACATCGCGATGCCCAAGTTCAACATGTACCAGTCGCTGCACACGACGGTCATCGGCCCCTCGGGCAACCCGGTGGAGCTGCAGATCCGTACCCGCGCCATGCACCGCCGCGCCGAGTACGGCATCGCCGCCCACTGGAAGTACAAGGAGGACCGCTCCAGCGGCTCCGAGCCCAAGGCCAAGGGCACCAACGACATGCAGTGGCTGCGCCAGCTCATCGACTGGCAGCAGGAGACCAAGGACCCGGGCGAGTTCCTGGAGTCGCTGCGCTTCGACCTGTCGGTGCAGGAGGTGTTCGTCTTCACCCCGCAGGGCGACGTCATCTCGCTGCCCCAGGGCGCCACCGCCGTGGACTTCGCCTACGCCGTGCACACCGAGGTGGGCCACCGCACGGTCGGCGCGCGCATCAACGGCCGCCTGGTACCGCTGGAGAACGAACTGCACAACGGTGAGGCCGTGGAGATCCTCACCTCCAAGGACCCCGACGCCGGCCCCAGCCGCGACTGGCTGAACTTCGTCAAGAGCGCCCGCGCCCGCAACAAGATCCGGCACTGGTTCACCAAGGAGCGCCGCGAGGCCGCGATCGAGCAGGGCAAGGACGAGATCGCCAAGGTCATGCGCAAGCAGGAACTCCCGGTCAAGCGCATGTTCAGCGGTGAGGCGCTCATCGCCCTGGCCAGCGACCTGCGCTACGCGGACGTGGACTCGCTGTACGCGGCGGTGGGCGAGCACCAGGTGAGCGCGCAGAACGTGGTGTCCAAGCTGGTGGACTCCATGGGCGGGCTGGAGAGCCACACCGAGGACATCGCCGAGTCCGCCCTACCGGGCCGGACGGCGGTCCGCCGGGCCAAGCCCGGCAACCCGGGCGTGGTGGTCGAGGGCGACGCCGACGTGTGGGTCCGGCTGTCCAAGTGCTGTACCCCCGTGCCCGGGGACGACATCGTCGGATTCGTCACCCGTGGCAACGGTGTGTCCGTGCACCGGGCGGACTGCGTGAACGCCGCGACGCTGGACACCGAGCGCATGGTCGATGTGCAGTGGCGGCCGACCGAGGACTCGATGTTCCTCGTGGCGCTGCAGGTGGAGGCCCTGGACCGGTCCCGGCTGCTGTCCGACATCACCCGGGTCCTGTCCGACCAGCACGTGAACATCCTGTCCGCGACCGTGCAGACCAGCCGCGACCGCGTGGCCCAGAGCCGGTTCACCTTCGAGATGGCCGATCCCGCCCACCTGGGCAGCGTGCTGCGGTCCGTCCGCGGCGTCGACGGGGTCTACGACGTCTACCGCGTGCGCAACTGA
- a CDS encoding adenine phosphoribosyltransferase has translation MPTDTADAVPDLELIQAGIRDVPDFPKPGILFKDITPLLNDRRALAATVAGLAGPFRDAGVDHVIGLEARGFIFGAPVAMELGAGFVPARKAGKLPSRTIGQAYDLEYGTATVEIHADALHPGSRVLIVDDVLATGGTGRAAVELVRKAGGTVVGFSVLMELAALQGREKLPDVEPHCLLSV, from the coding sequence ATGCCCACCGACACCGCCGACGCCGTACCGGATCTGGAACTCATCCAGGCCGGCATCCGAGACGTGCCCGACTTCCCCAAGCCCGGCATCCTGTTCAAGGACATCACTCCGCTGCTCAACGACCGGCGCGCGCTCGCCGCCACCGTGGCCGGACTGGCCGGGCCCTTCCGCGACGCCGGGGTCGACCACGTCATCGGACTGGAGGCGCGCGGCTTCATCTTCGGGGCCCCCGTCGCCATGGAGCTGGGCGCGGGCTTCGTCCCGGCGCGCAAAGCCGGGAAACTGCCCTCACGGACCATCGGCCAGGCCTATGATCTGGAGTACGGGACCGCGACCGTCGAAATCCACGCTGACGCGCTCCACCCCGGCAGCCGTGTGCTCATCGTCGACGACGTCCTCGCGACCGGAGGCACCGGCAGGGCCGCGGTGGAACTCGTCCGCAAAGCGGGTGGTACGGTCGTGGGATTCTCGGTCCTGATGGAACTCGCCGCGCTCCAGGGACGCGAGAAGCTGCCCGACGTGGAGCCGCACTGCCTCCTCTCGGTCTGA
- the yajC gene encoding preprotein translocase subunit YajC has translation MQGIYNLAAEGEPTGGLLSMILPFLLILVVFWLLFWRPNQKRRQMETQMQSALVPGVEVMTKAGIFATVVEIHETDVLLEISPGTRIRMLKAGIGEVITPAADDTPVEDRPDFGDDDKPQS, from the coding sequence GTGCAGGGCATTTACAATCTCGCCGCCGAAGGAGAGCCCACGGGCGGGCTGCTCTCCATGATCCTGCCGTTCCTGCTCATCCTGGTGGTCTTCTGGCTGCTGTTCTGGCGGCCGAACCAGAAGCGGCGCCAGATGGAGACCCAGATGCAGTCGGCACTCGTGCCCGGCGTCGAGGTCATGACCAAGGCGGGCATCTTCGCCACGGTCGTGGAGATCCACGAGACCGACGTGCTGCTGGAGATCTCTCCCGGCACCCGGATCCGGATGCTCAAGGCCGGTATCGGTGAGGTCATCACCCCGGCGGCCGACGACACCCCGGTGGAGGACCGCCCCGACTTCGGCGACGACGACAAGCCCCAGAGCTGA
- the ruvB gene encoding Holliday junction branch migration DNA helicase RuvB has product MEPTDEPSAYDREAVSPDAHGDERQIEVALRPRALTEFVGQERVREQLSLVLHSAQRRGRAPDHILMSGGPGLGKTTLAMIIAAELGAPLRITSGPAIERSGDLAAVLSTLQEGEVLFLDEIHRMARPAEEMLYVAMEDFRVDVVVGKGPGATAIPIEIAPFTLVGATTRAGMLPAPLRDRFGFTAHMDFYRPDELELILHRSAGLLGAPIEDDAAREIAGRSRGTPRIANRLLRRVRDYAEVRGDGRLTLETARAALRLYEVDELGMDRLDRAILDVLLRRFRGGPVGLSTLAVSVGEEAETVEVVAEPFLVRSGFLARTPRGRVATPQAWAHMGLTPPPDAAFGAAAASANGAARP; this is encoded by the coding sequence ATGGAACCAACGGACGAGCCGTCGGCCTACGACCGCGAGGCCGTCTCACCCGACGCGCACGGTGACGAGCGGCAGATCGAGGTCGCGCTGCGCCCCCGGGCGCTGACCGAGTTCGTCGGGCAGGAGCGCGTGCGCGAACAGCTCTCCCTGGTCCTGCACAGCGCCCAGCGGCGGGGCCGCGCCCCCGACCACATCCTGATGTCCGGCGGTCCCGGGCTGGGCAAGACCACCCTGGCCATGATCATCGCCGCCGAACTGGGCGCGCCCCTGCGGATCACGTCCGGGCCGGCCATCGAGCGCTCCGGCGACCTGGCCGCCGTGCTCTCCACCCTCCAGGAGGGCGAGGTCCTGTTCCTGGACGAGATCCACCGGATGGCCCGCCCCGCCGAGGAGATGCTCTACGTCGCCATGGAGGACTTCCGGGTCGACGTGGTGGTCGGCAAGGGCCCCGGCGCCACCGCGATCCCCATCGAGATCGCGCCCTTCACCCTGGTCGGCGCCACCACCCGGGCCGGGATGCTGCCAGCGCCCCTGCGCGACCGCTTCGGCTTCACCGCGCACATGGACTTCTACCGGCCCGACGAGCTGGAACTGATCCTGCACCGCTCGGCCGGCCTGCTCGGCGCGCCCATCGAGGACGACGCCGCCCGCGAGATCGCCGGCCGTTCCCGCGGCACGCCGCGGATCGCCAACCGGCTGCTGCGCCGCGTGCGCGACTACGCCGAGGTGCGCGGCGACGGCCGGCTCACCCTGGAGACCGCGCGGGCCGCGCTGCGCCTCTACGAGGTCGACGAACTGGGCATGGACCGCCTCGACCGCGCCATCCTCGACGTCCTGCTGCGCCGCTTCCGCGGCGGGCCCGTGGGACTGTCCACACTGGCGGTGTCGGTGGGGGAGGAGGCCGAGACCGTCGAGGTGGTCGCCGAACCCTTCCTCGTCCGCTCCGGCTTCCTGGCCCGCACCCCGCGCGGGCGCGTGGCCACCCCGCAGGCGTGGGCGCACATGGGGCTGACCCCGCCGCCGGACGCCGCCTTCGGCGCGGCCGCGGCCAGTGCCAACGGCGCGGCCCGGCCCTGA
- the ruvA gene encoding Holliday junction branch migration protein RuvA — protein MIAFLTGRVAARGAGTAVIDVGGVGMSVQCTPSALSRLHVGETGTVATSLVVREESLTLFGFADDEEKHMFEQVQTASGVGPRLALAMMSVHSPASLRHAVATEDTAALTRVPGIGKKGAQRIVLELAGKLEGPIVTDGTLPGTAEPAADDAWRGQVVSGLVNLGWSAKDAETAASAVAAEAENTADVAVLLRSALRKLSRA, from the coding sequence ATGATCGCGTTCCTCACCGGCCGGGTGGCCGCACGCGGCGCGGGTACCGCCGTCATCGATGTCGGCGGTGTCGGCATGTCCGTCCAGTGCACCCCCTCCGCCCTGTCGCGGCTGCACGTGGGCGAGACCGGCACCGTCGCCACCAGCCTCGTCGTCCGCGAGGAGTCCCTGACGCTGTTCGGGTTCGCCGACGACGAGGAGAAGCACATGTTCGAGCAGGTCCAGACGGCCTCCGGCGTCGGACCCCGGCTGGCGCTGGCCATGATGTCGGTGCACAGCCCGGCGAGCCTGCGCCACGCGGTGGCCACCGAGGACACCGCCGCCCTGACACGGGTGCCGGGGATCGGGAAGAAGGGCGCCCAGCGCATCGTGCTGGAGCTGGCGGGCAAGCTCGAGGGCCCCATCGTCACCGACGGCACCCTGCCCGGCACGGCCGAGCCCGCCGCCGACGACGCCTGGCGCGGGCAGGTGGTCTCCGGCCTGGTCAACCTCGGCTGGTCGGCCAAGGACGCCGAGACCGCCGCCTCGGCCGTGGCCGCCGAGGCCGAGAACACCGCAGACGTCGCCGTCCTGCTGCGCAGCGCCCTGCGCAAGCTCAGCCGCGCCTAA